A region from the Biomphalaria glabrata chromosome 14, xgBioGlab47.1, whole genome shotgun sequence genome encodes:
- the LOC129922977 gene encoding uncharacterized protein LOC129922977 produces MLFIFLKIVFLKFTFILSVYSFCLNLLVKKSNSFSFKVLFSEVSSQRQSYLEVKKIKQQGSEESSPELLTIIKECSRFPFAFACPDMTSSTVVKCLNELFALFGLPAYVHIDRGTSFMSTEVQYFLHERGIATSRTTPYSLRGHGQIDKLNGTLWKAITLAQRSKELDIAKSELVLNDAYQSILSLLCTAINKTPHERLLGFNQRSGCGTSLPTWLTSPGPVLLKKNVRSSKYDPITEEVDLVTCNPQYTKRPRGNCLITNVSP; encoded by the exons atgctttttatatttttaaaaattgttttcttaaagtttactttcattctttcagtatatagtttttgtttaaatcttttggtgaaaaagtctaattcttttagttttaaagtattattttcagaggtttccagtcaaagacagtcttatttggaagtgaaaaag atcaagcaacaaggaagtgaagagagctctccagaactacTTACCATTATAAAGGAATGCTCTAGATTTCCATTTGCATTTGCATGTCCCGATATGACTTCCTCTACGGTCGTTAAATGTCTCAATGAACTATTCGCCCTATTTGGATTACCAGCGTACGTCCACATTGACAGGGGAACTTCGTTTATGTCTACAGAGGTGCAGTATTTCCTCCAcgagagaggaattgcaaccaGTAGAACGACACCTTACAGCCTGAGAGGTCACGGACAAATAGATAAACTTAACGGGACTTTATGGAAAGCCATCACCTTGGCTCAACGTTCTAAGGAATTGGACATAGCTAAATCGGAACTAGTACTAAATGATGCTTATCAATCCATACTGTCATTACTATGCACTGCAATTAACAAGACACCACATGAACGACTTCTTGGGTTCAACCAAAGAAGTGGTTGCGGGACATCCTTGCCAACATGGTTGACCAGTCCTGGTCCTGTCCTGCTGAAGAAGAACGTTAGATCATCTAAATATGATCCCATAACAGAGGAAGTTGATTTGGTAACATGCAACCCTCAGTACACCAAACGGCCGAgaggaaactgtctcattacGAATGTTAGCCCCTAG